The nucleotide window AACAACCGTCATAGCAGCAGCAAATCCAAAGCAGGGAAGGTTCAATAGGATGAAAAGGATATCGGAACAGATAAACTTGCCCCCAACTTTGATGAGCAGATTCGACCTCATTTTCGTCCTAGTAGATGAACCTGACGAAAAGATAGACAGCGAGATAGCTAGGCACATCCTGAGGGTCAGGAGGGGAGAAAGCGAGGTAGTAACTCCCAAGATACCTCACGACCTCTTGAGGAAGTACATAGCGTACGCCAGGAAAAACGTTCATCCAGTAATAAGCGAGGAGGCAATGGAGGAGATAGAGAAGTACTACGTGAAGATGAGGAAGAGTGTAAAGAAGAGTAGCGAGGAAGAGATAAAGCCAATTCCAATAACCGCGAGGCAGTTGGAGGCCCTCATAAGGCTGAGCGAGGCTCATGCTAGGATGAGGTTAAGCCCGATAGTCACTAGAGAGGATGCCAGGGAAGCTATAAAGCTGATGGAATATACCTTAAGGCAGATAGCCGTGGATGAAACTGGTCAAATCGACGTTACAATCTTGGAGGTTGGCCAGAGCGCGAGGAAGCTCAGCAAGGTTGAGAGGATACTCGACATAATAGAGAAGCTAGAGGGGACCAGCGAGAAAGGGGCTAAAATCGATGATATCTTAGAAGAGGCGAAGAAGTTTGGAATAGAGAAGCAAGAAGCTAGAGAAATACTAGAAAAGTTGTTAGAGCAGGGTCAAATATACATGCCGGAGAACGGTTATTACAGAACCGTCTGATTTATATACTCTTTTTAGGAAGGTCTTTAAGGAGGTGAGAGAAGTGGAGATAGATTATTATGATTACGAAAAGCTACTTGAGAAGGCTTATGAGGAGTTACCGGAAAACGTGAAGCACCACAAGTCACGTTTTGAGGTTCCTGGGGCTTTAGTGACTATAGAGGGTAACAAGACGATAATAGAGAACTTCAAGGATATAGCTGAAGCATTGAATAGGGATCCCCAACATCTACTCAAGTTCCTGCTTAGGGAGATAGCAACGGCCGGAACGTTAGAAGGGAAGAGGGTAGTTCTCCAGGGTAGGTTCACGCCTTATCTAATTGCCAACAAGATAAAGAAGTACATAAAGGAGTACGTCATTTGCCCCGTGTGTGGAAGCCCAGATACGAAGATCATAAAGAGGGATCGCTTCTACTTCCTCAAGTGCGAAGCCTGCGGTGCGGAAACGCCAATACAGCACCTTTAATGGGATGATGACTTTGCCGAGTGCTGAGGAAGTGATGAGTAAACAGTCGCCTGACCCCCTGCTTTTCTCATTTTTACTTTTTCTTCTGAAAGTCTCGCCCTTTAGGGTGGGGATGCAGTAATTCTGAAACGGCCATGCTCTCTTAAGTTTTTGCAACTTAGTAAGACCACTTAAGAGCAACCCGATGAGACGAGAAGTTTCATCGTGATACTGGAAGGAAGACACTGTTAAGCGTCCTCTAAGATAATACGCCTGATCTAGAGTTCCTCCGATAGGAGTATTGTGATCAGGATGCAAGAATTAAGGAAGTTGGACGTGATAATGTCTCGTTTTATTAACAGCCTGTTAAGGTGGGCTCTCTTTGGGGGGTGAGCCTCCTAAAATTGTGAAGCTTCTTGTAGAACAGCGTTTGGTGGAATTCTGGTGCCCCGGCCGGGATTTGAACCCGGGGCGCGGGCTCGAAAGGCCCGCATGTTTGACCGGGCTACACCACCGGGGCGCCCAATACCATTCCCCCGAATTCCACTTAAAAATTTTTCGAATAATGTTATGTTTATTTATCGAGTATCAATTGAAGGTGATATCATGGATCTGGTAAGGTTTAGCATATCAATCCCGGCTGAGCTTCTTGAGAAGTTTGACAGGATAATAGAGGAGATCGGTTACGAGAACAGGAGCGAAGCTATAAGGGACCTCATAAGGGACTTTATAATCAGGAGAGAGTGGGAGGTTGGAAACGAGGAAGTTGCAGGGACGATAACGATAGTTTACAACCACGACGAGGGGGATGTCGTCAAAGAACTCCTGGATCTACAACACGAGTACCTTGATGAAATAATATCGACGCTTCATGTTCACATGGACGAGCACAATTGTTTAGAGGTCATAGTCGTCAAGGGCAAGGCCAAGAGGATAAAGATGATAGCCAGTAGGTTAATGAGCCTTAAGGGGGTCAAGCACGGTAAGCTAGTGATGACGTCCACTGGAAAGGAATTGCTCTGACGAAACTTTTATTAACCTTTTCTTACTAAAATCCTATGGAGATCAACAGGTTTAAATTGAGAGGCGCCGTAGAATAAATTGTTTAGGAGGTGACAGGAAATGGTAGGCATCCAAGTTCAGGAAGTTATGACGGACAGATATGCAAAGATAGATATAAACGCCCCTCTTTCTGAGGCCATAGGTATTATAGAGAAGGAGGATCCAGACCTAATTCTTGTGTTCGATGATAACGTTTACAAGGGCGTTCTAACTCAAGATTTGATAATTAGATCTCACCTTAAGTGGGATCCAACTAAGGCTAAAGTCAGGGACGTTTATAAGCCAGCTCCTGTTGTTAAGCCGACGGACGATCTAAGTCATGCAGCAAAGCTACTCCTGGAGACGGATTTAAGGTCACTACCCGTGGGTGAGAACAAGGCCGAGATACTAGGAGTAATAAGTGACATGGCATTGCTGGAAAGGGTGGTAGCTGAAGAGTTCGGAAAGAGGAAGGTCGAGGAGTTCATGACGAAAGATGTGATAACCCTAGGGCCAGACGACACCGTGGCAAAGGCCCTCGCAACTATGAGAGATCACGGCATCTCAAGGATTCCAGTAGTTGATGAAGAAGGTAAGCTAGAGGGCCTAGTGACTTTACACGACCTCATAATCAGGTTCATAAAGCCGAGGTTCAAGGCCCAGTACGGTGAACTGGCAGGAGAGAAGATACCCCCATTCAGCATGAAGCTCAGGGAGGCAATGATAAAGGGAGTCATAACGATAATGCCAGAGGCAACGATAAGGGAGGCTGTAAGCACGATGAAGGACAACAACATAGACGGTTTAGTCGTCGTCGATGAAAACAACAAGGTCGTTGGAATATTGACGGTAAAAGACTTGTTACTCCCGATATCCAGGATGGTTGAGAAGGAGGCAAGGTTCTACCTACAGCTCGGTGGAGATGCCTCAGCGCTAAGCGAATTCACCAGGGAGAGGATAATCAACGACATAAAGAGGTTCGTGGATGGGTACGCTGATTTACTTGGCAACGAGGGGATAATATACCTGTACATAAGGAGGTTCAACGAGAAGTTCAGGGGAGTCCACCTATATCAAGCTAGAATGAGAGTTGTAACTGACAGAGGAGTCTTCATAGCTAGGGGAGAAACCTGGGGAGCAATTCAGGCAGTGCACGACGCGATAAGGGCCATCGAAAGGCAGCTCCTACAGAAGGCCGAGCTAGAAAGGGACATACGCTACGCAAAGAGGTTCATAGAGAAGCTCGAGCTCTGGCGCTGAGCTTCCTCAAACAATTTTCTCGAGATTTCTATAAGTTTTTTACTGCCAGTTTTTCTCCCCTCTGATAGAAGTTCGAAGGATAGGAATTTCATCAACCTAGCGTACTTCCAGGGGTTATTCTTTTCGAGTTCCTTGAAGAGTTCCCTGAATATCGAAAAGGCTTCATCGTATTCGTAGATTAGAAAGGCCTTGTAAGCTAGAAGAACCTTGTCGAGGGGCCTAACGACCTTCTTTAAATCCCTGTTAATTCCGACGAAGAAGAGGATCCTGGGAAGGGGCCCTCCAATTTCTATCTCATTAAGTATCTTTAAGGCCTCCTCAACTTCCCCCTCGTATATCTTCTTAAGTCCCTCTTCCTCAAGATAGGAAGACCTAAAGGGCTCTGGAAGATTATCTGGCTCAATCCTTAGCTTCTCAGTTACGAATTCTCCCCCGCTAACAATCTCGCTTTCCACTTCCTTCTTCGTTACATCTACGACTTCATCCGATGGATTCTCCACACCCTTGACTATCGACGTGTCCTTCGTAAGCATTAGTTTACCTTTCTCGAACTTCAATCCCTTCGGAAGGGGTTCAAGAAGGGGGATGTCTTCTTCATCTATCCCAAGCTCGCTAAGGCTAACTGATAATATGTTCCTCTCCTTTAAGTACTCAGCTATCTCGTTACTTATCTTTCGGAATGCTTTCTTCTTCGTGTAAGAATCCCCAATTACCTTAGCGGTTTCGATGGCCTCCCGAAAGTTGGACATCTCAGCAAGCTCATAAGTTAAATAAAGGAGCGCGTCCCTTCTGAGGGAGGGAACCGGGATTGAAAGGGCTATCTCCCTCGCCCTCTTTACATCGCTTTTCACCAGCTCCTGGGATATCCATTTCAGGGCGTAGGACTTCCAATATGGGTCTTCAATCCTCTCGGCTATACCTATGGCCTCTTCAACCCTTCCGTCTTCAAGTGCTCCCTTAACCCTGAGTAAATCTTCTATCATCTTTAGTTCATTAGTCTTTAACGCTTTTAACTCTTCCTTGCAACCACGCAAATGCTTTAACAGATAATCCCCTCTCCATGTTCCCCTCTAGGTTCTCCTTGTGGACGAAGAGGGTTACCCTCTTTAACGGCTCGCATTTCAGCTCAACCAGGTAGCCTATTCCGCAAGGTGTCAATGCTTCTCGGTAATCCAAGACCTTGCCCGTAACGATGTAGTCATCTATGAAGGCCCCTTTAACGGATATCGATGCCGGAAGGAGTAGCTCAGCCTCCTCGAGGTTCAGCACGACGTCTTTACCATCTACTTTCCCCACTACCTTCTCCTCAAATCCCTCGGTGGTCGCCTTGTACGCAACGAGGGCTAACGAGATAGTTAACTTTGACGAGCTAAGGTACTGCTGCTTTCTAAAAACGTAATCCGTGGAGAAAAAGTTGATGAATGCTCCGGTCTCTAGGGAAGCGGAAACATTTGCCTCCGGCCATTCCCTCCACTCAAGGATTTCGTTTACTTCAGCTTCAATCTCATTACTGCCCTCGATTACGGGATATGCAGTCAGAGGGTCAACGTTGCTCAATTTTCTAGCCACTAGTATTCCTAAACCGTCTACATCGTAAACCTCGAGCTCAAAAACCTTCCTCGAAAACAGCTTTCTCTTTTCAAAAGTCACGTACCTCGGTTTCTTTTCCTCCATTATGGACTTTATGGCGCTTAATGCATACTCCGCCCTTTCGCAAAATGCATCGAAGTGGCTGCCGTGATTTATTCCATCTATGAATTTTAATTTAGTTCTTGGTTTAAATATCATTAAGATATCACCAAATTGAATTAAGAAATGGATTAAAAAGCCTTTCCATAGTGGAGGTGGTGGGCAAAGATGAGCAAGCCAAGGGTGTTCATAACAAGGGAGATACCAGAGGTAGGAATTGAGATGCTAGAGAAGGAGTTCGAGGTTGAGGTCTGGGAAGATGAGAGGGAAATTCCCAGGGAAATTCTCCTTGAGAAAGTCAAGGATGTCGATGCCCTCGTTACGATGCTGAGCGAGAGGATAGACAGGGAAGTCTTCGAGAGGGCTCCAAGACTTAGAATAGTGGCGAATTACGCAGTTGGCTACGACAACATAGACGTGGAGGAAGCAACTAAGAGGGGGATATACGTTACCAACACCCCAGGAGTCTTAACAGATGCAACGGCCGATTTAGCCTTCGCCCTGCTCTTGGCAACGGCGAGGCATTTAGTGAAGGGAGATAAATTCACGAGATCCGGAGAATGGAAGAAGAGGGGGGTAGCGTGGCATCCTAAGTGGTTCCTGGGCTACGATGTCTATGGAAAAACGATAGGAATAATAGGCTTTGGAAGGATTGGACAGGCTATCGCTAAGAGAGCCAGGGGTTTCGACATGAGAATCCTCTACTACTCGAGAACCAGAAAACCCGAGGTTGAAAAAGAACTTAATGCGGAATTTAAGCCTCTAGATGAACTTTTGAGGGAAAGCGACTTCGTCGTTTTAGCCGTACCCTTAAACAAGGAAACCTACCACATGATAAACGAGGAGAGGCTAAAGATGATGAAAAGAACGGCAATCCTAATCAACGTTGCAAGGGGAAAGGTCATCGACACTAAAGCCCTCATAAAGGCCCTCAAAGAGGGATGGATAGCTGGGGCCGGCTTAGATGTGTACGAGGAAGAACCATATTACAACGAAGAGCTGTTCAGCCTAGATAACGTCGTCTTAACGCCGCACATAGGTAGCGCTACCTTTGGGGCCAGGGAAGGGATGGCCAAGTTAGTGGCCGAGAATTTGATAGCGTTCAAGAGAGGCGAAGTTCCTCCAACCCTGGTAAATAGAGAGGTCTTGAAAGTCAGGAAGCCAGGATTTCAGTAGTTAAGCAACCACTTAATCAGCGGAACTATCTTTATGACTCCCTTCATTCCGTACATCTCAACTTTTTCCTCCCCCTCTTCGTTCAGCGTTATAACCTTTAGGTCTCTACATGCTAACCTCTTTGATGCGTTCAACAACGCCAAGAATTCTCTCTTCCTAGTTTTCTCTTCGCTTAGGTCGATGCTAACCTGGATGAGTTCCTTGACTTTTCCCCTTTCAACGACCACGAAGTCAACCTCATGGTTAGGACTCTTCCAATAATAAAGCTCAGCCCAGGGATTTCTTCTAACTAACTCTAGGAACACCACGTTCTCAACATCTCTACTTAAGTCTTTCTCCCCGAACATTGAGAAGCCCGTGTCTATTAAGTAGAGCTTCCTGGGAGAAGTTATCCTTCCCTTTATTGAAGGCTCGTATCTTCTCAGCAGGAATATAGCAAAGCTTTCTTCAAGGTAGTTAAGGTAGTTCGCTATCGTTCTCTTCGTCACCTTCAGCCTACCCTTAAAGAGACGATAGAGCGAATCAACCGAAACGTACTTGGCATAACTTCTGATCGAGAAGTAGAGGAGCTCATTCAAGAGATAAATGTTCTTAATTCGGTGTCTCTCTAAAATATCCCTCTTTATCAGCACGTTTAAATACTCCCTCAGGATTAACTCCTTAACACTTTTATCCGCTAGAGCTACCTCTGGATAAGCTCCATACCAAAGGTACTCATCAAGCAATGAGCTTATCCTGTTGTAATTTCTGTAAAAGCTCCTCCCTTCATAATTCAAACCCTTAAATCTCAAGAATTCCCTGAAGGAGAGGGGGAAAAGGGTGTAAGTTATCGCTCTTCCCCTTAAATGGCTTGCAACTTCCATGGGCAAAAGCTTCGAAGATGAACCAGTCAGGTAAACTTCATATTCACCATCAAGGAGATAGCGGACGATTCTTTCCCAGTCCGGAACGGCCTGAACCTCATCTAACATTACTATTGGTTTCTCAAACTCAGGGTAGAGTTCCCTGTAAGCGTCGAGAACAACGATGAAATCTCTTGGTTTCATGGGATGGAAAATAGGATTTTCAAAGTCTACGTACAAATACCTCTCCGGATTATCCTTAATAATTGAGAAAAGATAGTGAGTCTTCCCAGCCCTTCTCGGACCTATTATGGCAATGGCCTTTCCCTTAACCTTGCTCACCTTAAGCTCTCGAGGTAGAACCTTTGAAAAATCCCTTTCATGGAACTCGAGTATGTACCTCTTAACCAGAGTCTTGTCCAGCATATGGGAACTTAAGGGTACCGATATTTTACATTTTTGGTACCCTAAAGTATACATATCTTCAACTCTTCCTGAGACTAGAAACCCATGGACATGTTTAAATAAAAGGGAAAGTTAAATTTGAAAGGCGATGATGAGCTCCATCCCTATCTGAGTTGTGATGACTGTAGCGCGCTCTGAGCTACAGGCTCTTCCTTATCGCTATCTCGACTCCCTTGATTTCCAGTTCCAAGGACATGCTCGGGGTGTTCTTCTTCTCAATCACTTGGTCTGGAGTGTACGGAACGTGTATAAAGCCGGCCTTCCTGGGATAACCCTTTGTTGCCGAGTGGTGGAGCGTTAGGTACATCACGAAGTTGCACAGATAGGTTCCAGCTGTATAGGAAAGCACGGCTGGAATGTTATTCCTCTTCATCTCCTCAACGATCTCCCTCGTTGGTATGGTTGCAAAGTACGCGGCTGGGCCGTTTTCAACTATGGGCTCGTCTATTGGCTTTTCTCCATCGTTGTCTGGAATTCTAGCGTCTATTATATTAACCGCAACTCTCTCCACGGATATATGGGTTCTCCCAGGGGCCAAGCCAAGGTTTATCGTTACGTCGGGCTTTATTTCATCAAGTATAGCCACGAGCTCCTTCCTGGCCCTCTTGAAAGATACCGGCAAGACCCTTCCTATAACCTTGGCTCCCCCTATCTCCTTCCCGTCCAAGAACTTTACTATTTCCATCGTAGGATTCTTATCGTCGCCTCCAAAGGGCTCAAAGCCGGTAACTAGAACTTTCACTTGTTCTCACCCTTAAGTATCTTCTCAACGTCGAAGCCCTCCTCGTACTTCTTGAGCTTCCTCTCGAAGAACTCCATGAAGAGCTTGTACCTCTTCATCCTGTGTCTTGGGCTTCCCCTTATGCTATGTCCATGAGCTCCCCTCTTGAATATCGCTATGTAAACTTCTTTGCCTAAATCTTTCAGGACGTGGTAGAACATCAAGCTCTGATCCAATGGACAGCGATAATCTTCAAGGCTGTGGATTAGCAACAGGGGAGCCTTCACGTTCTTAGCGTAGAACAGCGGACTTAGCTTCCTGAAGTTCTCGTTCTCTAGCGGGTTCTCACCTATAACTTCCTTGTCGAACCACAATCCTATGTCGGAGAACGCGTAACTCGTTAGCCAGTAGCTTATTCCGTTCTCGCTGATTCCGGCCTTGAATAGGTCGCTCTGCGTTAGGGCCCAGTTCGTCATGAAGCCTCCGTAGCTTATTCCCGTTATTCCAACCCTCTCCCTGTCCGCTTGCGGTTCAAGCTTGAAGAACTCCTCTATTCCATTCAGTATATCCTGGAAGTCCTCTAGGCCAGTCCTCTCGAGGACTCTAAGTGCAAAGTCCTCGCTGTAACCGTTGCTTCCCCTTGGATTGACATAGACTATGTAGTAGCCCTTGCTCGCCATAAGCTGCATCTCGTACTTGAAGTAGTAACCGTACATTCCCTTGGGCCCACCGTGGACGAAGACTATTACCGGAGCCTTCTCGCCCTCCTTGAGCTCGGGCTTTATGTACCAGCCGTCTATCTCCAAGTCGATGCTCTTGAACTTGAAGTGCTTAGGCTCGAAGGTTTTGAGCTTGCTGAATATCAGACCGTTGTAATCCGTTAGTTGCCTCTCCTCGCCGTCCCAGATGTAGAGCTCCCTCAACCTAGTGGCAGTTTCCTTGAGGTAGACAACCTTCTCGTCAACGTCGAACCCCATTATCCAGTGCTTGCCCTTAGCTATCTCCTTGATATCCCCATCCCAGAGATATAGGTTAACGCTTCCCTCCTCGTAGAGTGTGAAGTACACCTTCCCATCCTTGATCTTAGCTTGACCAGCTTCCCTGTCTATCGAATCCATTATTCCCTTAACCTCGCCGTCGTAGATGTAGAGCTTATCGTGCTCGCTCATGTACTTCTTCTCGGGCTTTCCGTAGAGTAGGATATTCTTTCCGTCAGAGTCTATAGCGTGGAAAGAAACCTTCTCGAATAGCTTTTCTTCCTCTCCATCCTTCCAGAGGTAGATGTTCCAGTACTTGAAGTACCTTGGTATGGTGTCCCTGTACGGGACGTTCACAACTATCGAATCCCCGTGCCAAACTCCGCTCGAAAACCTTGGCTTCTCGAACTGCTCTATAACCTCCTCGGCCTCAGTATCTACTATCCAGAAGGTCGTTTTCTCGCCGTCGAAGAAGCCCATGTTGTCGAACCAAGCTGGAACGTCATCCTCGAATATGAAATCTTCATCGTCCCTCCTCTTGAAGCCTATAACTAACAACCTCCTTGAGTCGTCATTCCATTCCAGGGACCTTATGTTCTTGGCCTCGAGAACTTTCTTCGCGCTTAGGGTCTTCATGTCCGCGACCCATATCTGAGCAACTTTCTTCTCCTCGTTGAACCTCATGAAGGCTATCTTCTTTCCATCTGGAGAAATCCTAGGCATTGAAGCGTCTTCTATGAACCTCTTGCTCCCATCTTCGAGGTTCTCGAGAACTATCGTGCTCTCGTACTTGTTGTTGTCAAGGTTCGCCTTGGTTAGAACGTACGCTATTGTGCTTCCCCTTATCCTGGGGTCGCTTAGGTAGGCGAACTTTGTAAACGTCTTCTCATTCCATTCGATAGAGGTCATAACGGTATCACCAAATATTAATTGCATCAATCACTAATTAAGTTTTCTCTTGATATCTCGAGCCAAACTGCAATTAGTATTAGCAATGCCCCAATGTAGCCCTTCCAAGACAAAACCTCTCCCAGGATTAGGAAGGAGAAGAAGTGGCCAAAGACGGGTTCTGCGGAGTAAATTATGGCGGCCCTATGGGAATCTATCTTCGGCTGGTACTTCACCTGAACCGCAAAGGCTATTGCAGTGGCCATGATCGCGGTATAGATTATGGCGAATAAGGTCGAGCCTTCCCTGGGCATCGGTAGGCCCTCAAAGATTGCGGCATAAGCTAGGGAAAACATTGAGTTCCAGAAGACCTGCCAGAAGGCCAGACCTATGCCGAGATTTCCAAAGTACTCCACCAGAACTATTTGGAAAGCGAAGCTTAAAGCTGCTAACACCGTAAGCATGTCACCGTAGTTGAAGTTGCCTACATTAGATATTAGGTAAGTTCCTAGCAATGCCAACCCCAAGGCCACCCAGTCTATTAGCTTCACCCTCGTCTTCAGGAGTAGAATGGCAACGAAGGGAGTGAAGACCATGTAGAGGGAGGTTATGAAGGCAGAATTGGAGGAGGTCGTGTACTTAAGTCCGACTACTTGAAAGCTAAAGCCCAGGAAGAGGGAAAGCCCAACCAACAAGCCAGGAAGAGCTTGAGAAGTTTTGATGTCCTTCCTTAAGAAGATAAGCATTAGAAGTGAGGCTATGAGAAACCTGAATGCCACGAAGGTTATCGGCGGGTAATCCTCAATGCCCAATTTCATCACTGGGAAGGTTGAGCCCCAGATGGCTGAGATTAAGATTAGGATTAGTTCAGCCTTCCTGGTTTCATCCAATGTATTCACCGAAGTTTCTTAACTATCTCCTCCTTTATATATTCACTCCCTATCCTGGGAAGTATATCTCCTACAACTCTCTCCCTCTCCCCAATTTTTATCAAAGATAAAGCAACCTTAGCCAGGGAAACGTCCCTTTTCCCTTGGTCCTTAATGCTTAGGGAAACCTCGAGGGCAGTGTCAAATAACTCCATCTCGAGTAAAATGTTCACTATCCTCTCCAGGGAGTCATCATCCAAGCTGAGGGATTTGAGCTCTTTTAAAGCTAAATCACTTATCTCAAAGGCCTCGTAGCTTTCGAGCTTTTTAGCCCAGAGAGCTAGCTCGAACAGACCTATTACCTTATCCTTCCCACTCAAGCTTGATAGCAGTGATATGGCCTCCTTGAACATTCCAGCCAATGCCAGCTTCCTTACCTCCGGTGTCCCTTCAACCTTCATGGCCTTAGCAAGCTCGATCTTCTTTTCAAGGCTCCTAGCCCTTTCACCTACTTTA belongs to Pyrococcus abyssi GE5 and includes:
- a CDS encoding translation initiation factor IF-2 subunit beta, with amino-acid sequence MEIDYYDYEKLLEKAYEELPENVKHHKSRFEVPGALVTIEGNKTIIENFKDIAEALNRDPQHLLKFLLREIATAGTLEGKRVVLQGRFTPYLIANKIKKYIKEYVICPVCGSPDTKIIKRDRFYFLKCEACGAETPIQHL
- the nikR gene encoding nickel-responsive transcriptional regulator NikR — encoded protein: MDLVRFSISIPAELLEKFDRIIEEIGYENRSEAIRDLIRDFIIRREWEVGNEEVAGTITIVYNHDEGDVVKELLDLQHEYLDEIISTLHVHMDEHNCLEVIVVKGKAKRIKMIASRLMSLKGVKHGKLVMTSTGKELL
- a CDS encoding CBS domain-containing protein, with protein sequence MVGIQVQEVMTDRYAKIDINAPLSEAIGIIEKEDPDLILVFDDNVYKGVLTQDLIIRSHLKWDPTKAKVRDVYKPAPVVKPTDDLSHAAKLLLETDLRSLPVGENKAEILGVISDMALLERVVAEEFGKRKVEEFMTKDVITLGPDDTVAKALATMRDHGISRIPVVDEEGKLEGLVTLHDLIIRFIKPRFKAQYGELAGEKIPPFSMKLREAMIKGVITIMPEATIREAVSTMKDNNIDGLVVVDENNKVVGILTVKDLLLPISRMVEKEARFYLQLGGDASALSEFTRERIINDIKRFVDGYADLLGNEGIIYLYIRRFNEKFRGVHLYQARMRVVTDRGVFIARGETWGAIQAVHDAIRAIERQLLQKAELERDIRYAKRFIEKLELWR
- the gyaR gene encoding glyoxylate reductase; translated protein: MSKPRVFITREIPEVGIEMLEKEFEVEVWEDEREIPREILLEKVKDVDALVTMLSERIDREVFERAPRLRIVANYAVGYDNIDVEEATKRGIYVTNTPGVLTDATADLAFALLLATARHLVKGDKFTRSGEWKKRGVAWHPKWFLGYDVYGKTIGIIGFGRIGQAIAKRARGFDMRILYYSRTRKPEVEKELNAEFKPLDELLRESDFVVLAVPLNKETYHMINEERLKMMKRTAILINVARGKVIDTKALIKALKEGWIAGAGLDVYEEEPYYNEELFSLDNVVLTPHIGSATFGAREGMAKLVAENLIAFKRGEVPPTLVNREVLKVRKPGFQ
- a CDS encoding ATP-binding protein; this translates as MLDKTLVKRYILEFHERDFSKVLPRELKVSKVKGKAIAIIGPRRAGKTHYLFSIIKDNPERYLYVDFENPIFHPMKPRDFIVVLDAYRELYPEFEKPIVMLDEVQAVPDWERIVRYLLDGEYEVYLTGSSSKLLPMEVASHLRGRAITYTLFPLSFREFLRFKGLNYEGRSFYRNYNRISSLLDEYLWYGAYPEVALADKSVKELILREYLNVLIKRDILERHRIKNIYLLNELLYFSIRSYAKYVSVDSLYRLFKGRLKVTKRTIANYLNYLEESFAIFLLRRYEPSIKGRITSPRKLYLIDTGFSMFGEKDLSRDVENVVFLELVRRNPWAELYYWKSPNHEVDFVVVERGKVKELIQVSIDLSEEKTRKREFLALLNASKRLACRDLKVITLNEEGEEKVEMYGMKGVIKIVPLIKWLLNY
- a CDS encoding pyroglutamyl-peptidase I, yielding MKVLVTGFEPFGGDDKNPTMEIVKFLDGKEIGGAKVIGRVLPVSFKRARKELVAILDEIKPDVTINLGLAPGRTHISVERVAVNIIDARIPDNDGEKPIDEPIVENGPAAYFATIPTREIVEEMKRNNIPAVLSYTAGTYLCNFVMYLTLHHSATKGYPRKAGFIHVPYTPDQVIEKKNTPSMSLELEIKGVEIAIRKSL
- a CDS encoding alpha/beta hydrolase family protein codes for the protein MTSIEWNEKTFTKFAYLSDPRIRGSTIAYVLTKANLDNNKYESTIVLENLEDGSKRFIEDASMPRISPDGKKIAFMRFNEEKKVAQIWVADMKTLSAKKVLEAKNIRSLEWNDDSRRLLVIGFKRRDDEDFIFEDDVPAWFDNMGFFDGEKTTFWIVDTEAEEVIEQFEKPRFSSGVWHGDSIVVNVPYRDTIPRYFKYWNIYLWKDGEEEKLFEKVSFHAIDSDGKNILLYGKPEKKYMSEHDKLYIYDGEVKGIMDSIDREAGQAKIKDGKVYFTLYEEGSVNLYLWDGDIKEIAKGKHWIMGFDVDEKVVYLKETATRLRELYIWDGEERQLTDYNGLIFSKLKTFEPKHFKFKSIDLEIDGWYIKPELKEGEKAPVIVFVHGGPKGMYGYYFKYEMQLMASKGYYIVYVNPRGSNGYSEDFALRVLERTGLEDFQDILNGIEEFFKLEPQADRERVGITGISYGGFMTNWALTQSDLFKAGISENGISYWLTSYAFSDIGLWFDKEVIGENPLENENFRKLSPLFYAKNVKAPLLLIHSLEDYRCPLDQSLMFYHVLKDLGKEVYIAIFKRGAHGHSIRGSPRHRMKRYKLFMEFFERKLKKYEEGFDVEKILKGENK
- a CDS encoding DMT family transporter, translating into MDETRKAELILILISAIWGSTFPVMKLGIEDYPPITFVAFRFLIASLLMLIFLRKDIKTSQALPGLLVGLSLFLGFSFQVVGLKYTTSSNSAFITSLYMVFTPFVAILLLKTRVKLIDWVALGLALLGTYLISNVGNFNYGDMLTVLAALSFAFQIVLVEYFGNLGIGLAFWQVFWNSMFSLAYAAIFEGLPMPREGSTLFAIIYTAIMATAIAFAVQVKYQPKIDSHRAAIIYSAEPVFGHFFSFLILGEVLSWKGYIGALLILIAVWLEISRENLISD